A genome region from Manis javanica isolate MJ-LG chromosome 3, MJ_LKY, whole genome shotgun sequence includes the following:
- the NBEAL2 gene encoding neurobeachin-like protein 2 isoform X6, whose translation MEPALGPGVQKDLGYLQQWLKAFVGAFEKSISLSSLEPCRPEEAGAEVPLLPLDVLCVLAEQLDGQDLEQALLLLKLFTVLCRNLENVEAGWGQVLVPRVLALLTRLAAELKGPLHQEGRGPQLENVALHALLLCEGLFDPYQMWRRQHSREVISSREKSQYKFPPAALPCEFRNFFRESLQDANRLPPKLLLRLIHLFGAVLAGGKENGQMAVSPGSVQGLLDVVRGWGCGPAQDPRLLPLALEALVGAVHVLHTSRTPSRGPELRGLLEGYFCVLNADWPAGPSPGPEKALVTLRVSMLDAIPLMLACEDRPALQATFLSNNCFEHLTRLIQNSKVLDQDTDAIAVHVVRVLTCIMSGSPSAKEVFKERIGYPHLQEVLQSHGPATHRLLQELLNMAVEGDHSICPPPPIRNEQPVLVLMQWLPALPTAELRLFLAQRLWWLCDSCPASRATCVQAGLVGCLLETLSTGVALGVRCQEQLLALLQALGRVSLRPLELRRLLRPPPGLDLGPGRAEAENARHAGAIIRALSGMARHQGSVRALCYFDLTPSMAGIMVPPVQRWPGPGFTFHAWLCLHPVAAGPTPAPTRPLQRKQLYSFFTSSGAGFEAFFTAAGTLVVAVCTRKEYLTLSLPEVSFADSAWHCVAIVHVPRRRPFSQNLVQVYKDGHLVKEAPFHCPSLSEPFSSCCIGSAGHRTTTTTTGLPAPPVPTALAHTHPSLTRSQSVPATTGLGWGAGLVAPLQEGSISSTLAGTQDARWGSPTSLEAELGAVAIFPEALPAAALQVLSNLGPNEMAPFKPEGELHELGTKLLLHYSPQACKNNICLDLSLGHGLDGRLTGHRVETWDVKDVVNCVGGMAVLLPLLERVAAQPQEAEAGPAETHDLVGPELTSGHNTQGLLLPLGKSSEERMERNAVAAFLLMLRNFLQGHTVNQESLVQCQGPAIIGALLCKVPSWAMDMNVLMSAQLLMEQVAAEGSGPLLYLLYQHLVFNFNIWSLSTFAVRLGHIQYMSSIVREHRQKLRKKYGVQFVLDALRIHYSAQREHPLAADELHTVQTLLLGLARDLLVRSSSIDDMQVVLSFLAAVGDEGQMVGALDLLLALLQGSPAQESLAVFLLEPGNLEVLLALLVRPRSLPLLPDRICKILRRLQQNERLPERCRQRLRLQEYGLQGLVTCLPEGAISPQLCQGLYRLFLGADCLNLSDLLAVVQLSLQADLSVRLDVCRQLFHHIYRQPDTVRLLAQQAGWQDVLTRLYVLEAATADSPLPFAPEPLTSPEPDLPKPPTESPESSDVFLPSETPCPDPDAFYHALSPFCAPLDLGLERASVGSGNTAGGGSDSGTVTPASQPGTPSPLDGPRPFPAAHGHHSSSLSNVLEDGSLPEPTVSGDDTSNASNPQQTSEEELCNLLTNVLFSVTWRGVEGSNEAAWRERGQVFSVLTQLGASATLVRPPDCIKRSLLEMMLESALTDIKEAPPGGLASLTQQALWLLRLLQDFLCAEGHGNQELWSEKLFEGVCGLLDRLGAWPHLANGTADLREMAQIGLRLVLGYILLEDPHLHAQAYVKLHGLLQTTVPMRREEACYVLSKLEAALARALKTSASDSVLEDREPPAVATTAAERCSWLVPLVRTLLDRAYGPLGLQWGLPSLPPTNGSPTFFEDFQAFCATPEWRHFIDKQVQPTMSQFEMDTYAKSHDLMSGFWNACYDMLMNSGQRLQQERLRSGQDFQDLVLEPALRRARPEGLRYAAVQKQQASQHSTALLHWEALWRQLSSPCGAWALRDPPIPRWKLSSAETYSRMRLKLVPNHHFNPHLEASALRDNLGEAPQTPTQEASLPLAVTKEAKVSTLPEELQEDQLGEDELAALETAMKAAELDEQHEKLVLSAECQLVTVVAVVPGLLEVTTQHLYFYDGSAERVETEEGIGHDFRRPLVQLREVHLRRFNLRRSALELFFIDQANYFLNFPCKVGRTAASSCQAPRPQPCPIPPHTQVRNQVYSWLLRLRPPTQGYLSSRSPQEMLRASGLTQKWVQREISNFEYLMQLNTIAGRTYNDLSQYPVFPWVLQDYVSPTLDLSNPAIFRDLSKPIGVVNPKHAQLVREKYESFEDPAGTIDKFHYGTHYSNAAGVMHYLIRVEPFTSLHVQLQSGRFDCSDRQFHSVAAAWQARLESPADVKELIPEFFYFPDFLENQNDFDLGCLQLTNEKVGDVVLPPWASCPEDFVQQHRQALESEYVSAHLHEWIDLIFGYKQRGPAAEEALNIFYYCTYEGAVDLDHVADERERKALEGIISNFGQTPCQLLKEPHPARLSAEEAAQRLARLDANSPSIFQHLDQLKAFFAEVISDGVPLVLALVPHRQPHSFMTQGSPDLLVTVSASGLLGTHSWLPYDRNISNYFTFSKDPTMGNPKMQRLLSGPWMPGSGVNGQALAVAPDGKLLFSGGHWDGSLRVTALPRGKLLNQFSCHLDVVTCLALDTCGIYLISGSRDTTCMVWRLLQQGGLSGLASKPVQVLYGHEAAVSCVAISTELDMAVSGSEGGTVIIHTVRRGQFVAALQPPGATLPGPVSHLALASEGQIVVQSSAQERLGAQVTYSLHLYSVNGRLRASLPLLEQPTALAVTEDFVLLGTAQCALHILHLNKLLPAVPPLPMKVPIRSVALTKERSHVLVGLEDGKLIVVGAGQPSEVRSSQFARRLWRSSRRISQVSSGETEYNPGEAR comes from the exons ATGGAACCAGCTCTGGGGCCTGGGGTCCAG AAGGACCTGGGCTACCTGCAGCAGTGGCTGAAGGCCTTTGTGGGTGCCTTCGAGAAGAGCATCTCACTGTCCTCTCTGGAGCCATGCAG GCCGGAGGAGGCAGGTGCGGAGGTGCCGCTGCTCCCACTGgatgtgctgtgtgtgctggCCGAGCAGCTGGATGGGCAGGACCTGGAGCAAGCCCTGCTGCTGCTCAAGCTCTTCACTGTTCTCTGCAG GAACCTGGAGAATGTCGAGGCTGGCTGGGGCCAGGTGCTGGTGCCCCGGGTGCTGGCACTGCTAACCCGGTTGGCAGCTGAG CTGAAAGGCCCCCTCCACCAGGAGGGCCGTGGGCCCCAGCTGGAGAATGTGGCCCTGCATGCCCTGCTCCTCTGCGAGGGTCTCTTTGACCCCTACCAGATGTGGCGGCGCCAGCACAGCAG GGAAGTCATCAGCTCCAGGGAGAAGAGCCAGTACAAGTTCCCTCCAGCCGCTTTGCCCTGTGAATTCAGAAACTTCTTCCGAG AGAGTCTGCAGGATGCAAATCGCTTGCCCCCCAAGCTGCTGTTGCGTCTCATCCACCTCTTTGGTGCTGTCCTTGCAGGAGGGAAG GAGAACGGGCAGATGGCTGTGAGTCCTGGCTCTGTTCAGGGCCTGTTGGATGTGGTCCGGGGCTGGGGCTGTGGGCCAGCCCAGGACCCCCGCCTACTGCCGCTGGCACTGGAGGCACTGGTGGGTGCAGTCCATGTTCTGCACACCAGCCGCACACCCTCCCGCGGGCCTGAACTCCGAGGCCTGCTTGAGGGCTACTTCTGTGTCCTTAATGCCGACTGGCCAGCTGGGCCGAGTCCAGGCCCTGAGAAGGCCCTGGTCACCCTACGGGTCAGCATGCTAG ATGCCATCCCCTTGATGCTGGCATGTGAGGACCGGCCAGCGCTGCAGGCCACTTTCCTTAGCAACAATTGCTTTGAACACCTTACTCGCCTCATCCAGAACAGCaag gtACTGGATCAGGACACAGATGCCATTGCAGTCCACGTAGTCAGAGTGCTGACCTGCATCATGAGTGGCTCCCCCTCAGCCAAG GAGGTATTTAAGGAGCGTATTGGCTATCCCCACCTGCAAGAGGTTCTGCAGAGCCATGGTCCCGCAACCCATCGGCTGTTGCAAGAGCTGCTCAACATG GCTGTGGAGGGTGACCACAGCATATGTCCGCCGCCACCAATCCGCAATGAGCAGCCAGTGCTGGTACTCATGCAGTGGCTGCCAGCACTGCCCACAGCTGAGCTGCGGCTCTTCCTAGCACAACGCCTCTGGTGGCTCTGTGACAGCTGTCCTGCCAGCCGTGCCACATGTGTGCAGGCAGGCCTGGTGGGCTGCCTGTTGGAGACGCTTAGCACAGGGGTTGCCCTGGGGGTCCGCTGCCAGGAGCAGCTGCTGGCACTGTTACAAGCACTGGGCCGCGTGTCACTGAGACCCTTGGAGCTGCGTCGCCTGCTGCGTCCCCCACCAGGGCTGGACTTAGGGCCAGGTAGAGCTGAGGCCGAGAATGCCCGGCATGCAGGTGCCATCATTCGTGCATTATCAGGCATGGCCCGGCACCAGGGCTCTGTACGAGCTCTTTGCTACTTTGATCTCACACCTAGCATGGCGGGCATTATGGTACCCCCCGTGCAACGCTGGCCAGGACCTGGCTTCACCTTCCATGCCTGGCTCTGTCTGCACCCCGTGGCTGCAGGGCCTACCCCAGCCCCCACTCGGCCACTCCAGAGAAAGCAACTGTACAG TTTCTTCACCAGCAGCGGTGCAGGGTTTGAGGCCTTCTTCACGGCAGCTGGGACCCTGGTGGTGGCTGTATGCACTCGGAAGGAGTACTTAACTTTGAGCTTGCCTGAGGTGTCCTTTGCTGACTCTGCCTGG CACTGCGTGGCCATTGTCCATGTGCCGAGGCGCCGGCCCTTCAGCCAGAACCTGGTCCAAGTCTACAAAGATGGTCATCTGGTCAAGGAGGCACCCTTCCACTGCCCCTCCCTCAGTGAG CCTTTCTCCTCCTGCTGTATCGGCTCCGCTGGGCACCGCACAACGACCACCACCACAGGGCTGCCTGCACCGCCAGTGCCCACTGCCCTGGCTCACACTCACCCCTCCCTCACCCGCTCCCAGTCAGTCCCGGCCACCACAGGGCTTGGCTGGGGGGCTGGGCTGGTAGCCCCCCTTCAGGAGGGCAGCATCAGCTCCACCCTTGCAGGCACACAGGATGCTCGGTGGGGCAGCCCCACGTCCCTGGAGGCTGAGCTAGGGGCCGTGGCCATCTTCCCTGAAGCCTTGCCAGCAGCAGCCCTGCAGGTCCTGAGCAACCTGG GGCCCAATGAGATGGCACCCTTCAAGCCAGAGGGTGAACTGCATGAACTTGGCACCAAGCTGCTCCTTCATTACTCACCTCAG GCCTGTAAGAACAACATCTGCCTGGACCTGTCCCTTGGCCACGGGCTGGATGGCCGCCTGACGGGCCACAGAGTAGAGACCTGGGACGTGAAG GATGTGGTGAACTGTGTGGGAGGCATGGCTGTCCTGCTGCCCCTGCTGGAGCGAGTGGCTGCACAGCCTCAAGAGGCTGAGGCAGGTCCAGCTGAAACACATGACCTTGTGGGGCCCGAACTGACCTCGGGCCACAACACCCAGGGCCTGCTTCTCCCACTGGGCAAGTCCTCAG AGGAGCGAATGGAGAGGAACGCAGTGGCTGCCTTTCTGCTCATGCTGCGGAACTTCCTGCAGGGCCACACTGTGAACCAGGAGAGCCTGGTGCAGTGCCAGGGGCCTGCCATCATCGGGGCCCTCTTGTGCAAG gtcccCAGCTGGGCCATGGACATGAATGTGCTTATGTCTGCCCAGCTGCTGATGGAGCAAGTGGCAGCTGAGGGCAGTGGGCCCCTCCTGTACCTGCTTTATCAGCACTTAGTCTTCAACTTTAACATCTGGAGCCTCAGCACCTTTGCTGTGCGCCTGG GTCACATCCAGTACATGTCTAGCATAGTCCGTGAGCACAGACAGAAGCTGAGGAAGAAGTACGGGGTGCAGTTTGTCCTTGATGCCCTGCGCATCCACTACAG CGCACAGCGGGAGCACCCCCTGGCTGCCGACGAGCTGCACACAGTGCAGACCTTGCTTCTGGGTCTGGCACGGGATCTCCTGGTTCGGAGCTCCTCCATTGATGACATGCAGGTGGTGCTGAGCTTTCTGGCAGCTGTTGGTGATGAGGGCCAG ATGGTGGGTGCACTGGACCTGCTGCTGGCACTGCTTCAGGGCTCCCCAGCACAAGAGTCCTTGGCTGTCTTCCTGCTGGAGCCAGGGAACCTGGAGGTGCTGTTGGCACTGCTGGTGCGGCCAAGGTCACTGCCCCTGCTGCCTGACCGAATCTGCAAG ATCCTGCGCAGACTCCAGCAGAATGAGCGCCTACCTGAGCGGTGTCGCCAGCGACTCCGGCTGCAAGAGTATGGCCTCCAGGGTCTTGTCACCTGCCTTCCAGAGGGGGCCATCTCCCCCCAGCTCTGCCAGGGCCTCTACAGGCTGTTCCTAGGTGCAG ACTGCCTGAACCTCTCAGACCTGCTGGCCGTGGTGCAGCTGTCCCTGCAGGCTGACCTCAGTGTGCGCCTGGATGTTTGTCGCCAG CTCTTCCACCACATCTACAGGCAGCCCGATACAGTGCGGCTGCTGGCCCAGCAAGCTGGCTGGCAAGATGTGCTGACCCGGCTGTATGTCCTAGAGGCTGCCACGGCCGACAGTCCCCTGCCCTTTGCCCCGGAGCCACTCACCTCCCCGGAGCCAGACTTACCCAAGCCACCCACTGAGTCTCCTGAGTCTTCAGACGTCTTCCTGCCCTCGGAGACCCCGTGCCCTGATCCTGATGCCTTTTACCATGCCCTCTCCCCATTCTGTGCACCCCTTGACCTAGGCCTGGAGCGGGCCAGTGTGGGTTCAGGCAACACTGCTGGCGGGGGCAGTGACAGTGGGACTGTcactccagccagccagcctggcACGCCTTCCCCACTGGATGGGCCCCGGCCCTTCCCTGCTGCCCATGGCCACCACAGCTCCAGTCTCTCCAATGTGCTGGAGGATGGCAGCCTCCCAGAGCCCACTGTCAGTGGAGATGACACCTCTAATGCCAGCAACCCTCAG CAAACCTCAGAGGAGGAGTTGTGCAACCTGCTCACCAACGTGCTGTTCTCAGTGACATGGAGGGGTGTGGAAGGCAGTAATGAGGCTGCCTGGCGGGAGCGTGGCCAGGTCTTCTCAGTGCTCACCCAGCTGGGGGCCTCAGCCACATTGGTGCGCCCACCAGATTGCATCAAGCGCAG CCTCCTGGAGATGATGCTGGAGTCAGCCCTGACTGACATCAAAGAGGCCCCTCCTGGGGGCCTGGCCAGCCTTACCCAGCAGGCACTTTGGCTGCTGCGCCTGCTGCAGGACTTCCTGTGTGCAGAGGGCCATGGCAACCAGGAGCTGTGGAGTGAGAAG CTCTTTGAAGGTGTGTGTGGCCTCCTGGATCGCCTGGGAGCCTGGCCACACCTGGCCAATGGTACAGCAGATCTCCGAGAGATGGCACAGATTGGCCTGCGCCTGGTACTTGGCTACATCTTGCTGGAGGACCCACAT CTACATGCCCAGGCCTACGTGAAGCTGCACGGGCTGCTGCAGACTACAGTGCCCATGCGTCGCGAGGAGGCCTGCTATGTGCTGTCCAAGCTGGAGGCAGCACTAGCCCGGGCACTGAAGACTTCTGCCTCAGACAGTGTCTTGGAAGACAGGGAGCCCCCAGCTGTGGCTACCACAGCTGCAGAGCGCTGCTCCTGGCTGGTACCACTGGTGCGCACGCTGCTGGACCGTGCCTACGGGCCCCTGGGGCTGCAGTGGGGGCTGCCTTCCCTGCCACCCACCAATGGCAGCCCCACCTTCTTTGAGGACTTCCAGGCTTTCTGTGCCACACCTGAATGGCGCCACTTCATTGACAAGCAG GTGCAGCCCACCATGTCGCAGTTTGAAATGGACACCTACGCTAAGAGCCACGACCTCATGTCGGGCTTCTGGAATGCCTGCTACGACATGCTCATGAATAGTGGGCAGCGGCTCCAACAGGAGCGGTTGAGGAGTGGTCAGGACTTCCAG GACCTGGTGCTAGAACCTGCCCTGAGGCGGGCACGCCCAGAGGGGCTCCGCTACGCCGCAGTGCAAAAACAGCAAGCAAGTCAGCACTCCACCGCCCTGCTGCACTGGGAGGCGCTGTGGCGGCAGCTCTCCAGCCCCTGCGGGGCCTGGGCCTTGAG GGACCCGCCCATTCCCCGCTGGAAGCTGTCCAGCGCCGAGACATACTCGCGCATGCGTCTGAAGCTGGTGCCCAATCATCACTTCAACCCTCACCTAGAAGCCAGCGCCCTGCGAGACAACCTGG GTGAGGCCCCCCAGACACCCACCCAAGAGGCCTCGCTGCCTCTAGCGGTGACCAAGGAGGCTAAAGTCAGCACCCTACCCGAGGAGCTGCAGGAAGACCAGCTAGGCGAGGACGAGCTGGCTGCCCTGGAGACCGC GATGAAGGCAGCAGAACTGGATGAACAGCATGAGAAGCTGGTGCTGTCGGCCGAGTGCCAGCTGGTTACAGTGGTGGCTGTGGTCCCAGGGctactggaggtcaccacacagcaCCTCTACTTCTACGATGGCAGTGCCGAGCGTGTGGAAACTGAGGAGG GTATTGGCCATGATTTCCGGCGCCCACTGGTCCAGCTCCGTGAGGTCCACTTAAGGCGTTTCAATCTGCGCCGCTCAGCACTTGAGCTCTTCTTCATTGATCAGGCCAACTACTTCCTCAACTTCCCGTGCAAGGTGGGCAGGACTGCGGCCTCATCCTgccaggcccccaggccccaaccctgccccatcccaccccacacgCAGGTACGGAACCAGGTGTACTCATGGCTCCTGCGCCTGCGACCCCCTACGCAAGGCTACCTAAGCAGCCGCTCCCCCCAGGAGATGCTGCGTGCCTCAGGCCTCACCCAG aaatGGGTACAGCGTGAGATATCCAACTTTGAGTACTTGATGCAACTCAACACCATTGCGGGGCGGACCTACAACGACTTGTCTCAGTACCCTGTG TTTCCCTGGGTCCTACAGGACTATGTGTCCCCAACTCTGGACCTCAGCAACCCTGCCATCTTCCGGGACCTGTCCAAGCCCATTGGGGTGGTGAACCCCAAGCATGCCCAGCTTGTGAGGGAGAA ATATGAGAGCTTTGAGGACCCAGCGGGCACCATTGACAAATTCCACTATGGCACCCACTATTCCAATGCAGCAGGCGTGATGCACTACCTCATCCGAGTGGAGCCCTTCACCTCCCTGCATGTCCAGCTGCAGAGTGGCCG CTTTGACTGCTCTGACCGGCAGTTCCACTCGGTGGCAGCTGCGTGGCAGGCCCGTCTGGAAAGCCCAGCCGATGTGAAGGAGCTTATCCCAGAGTTCTTCTACTTCCCTGACTTCCTGGAGAACCAGAACG ATTTTGACCTGGGCTGCCTCCAGCTGACCAACGAGAAGGTGGGTGATGTGGTGCTGCCCCCATGGGCCAGCTGCCCTGAGGACTTCGTCCAGCAGCACCGCCAGGCCCTG GAGTCGGAGTACGTGTCTGCCCACCTGCATGAGTGGATCGACCTCATTTTTGGCTACAAGCAGCGAGGGCCAGCCGCGGAGGAGGCCCTCAATATCTTCTATTACTGCACCTATGAGG GGGCCGTGGACCTGGACCATGTGGCAGATGAGCGAGAACGGAAGGCTCTGGAGGGCATTATCAGCAACTTTGGACAGACTCCCTGTCAGCTGCTGAAG GAGCCACATCCAGCCCGGCTCTCAGCTGAGGAAGCAGCTCAGCGCCTGGCACGTCTGGACGCTAACTCACCTAGCATCTTCCAGCACCTGGACCAGCTCAAGGCCTTCTTTGCAGAA GTCATCAGTGATGGCGTGCCCCTGGTGCTGGCCCTTGTTCCTCACCGGCAGCCCCACTCCTTCATGACCCAGGGCTCGCCAGACCTATTG GTGACTGTGAGTGCCAGTGGGTTGCTGGGCACCCACAGCTGGTTGCCTTATGACCGTAACATAAGCAACTACTTCACCTtcagcaaagaccccaccatggGCAATCCCAA GATGCAGCGACTGCTGAGTGGCCCATGGATGCCAGGCAGTGGTGTGAATGGGCAAGCCCTGGCGGTGGCCCCTGACGGAAAGCTGCTCTTCAGTGGTGGCCATTGGGATGGCAGCTTGAGAGTAACTGCACTGCCCCGGGGCAAGCTGTTGAACCAGTTCAGCTGCCACCTTG ACGTAGTGACCTGCCTAGCACTGGACACCTGCGGCATCTACCTCATCTCAGGTTCCCGGGATACCACATGTATGGTGTGGCGGCTCCTGCAGCAG GGTGGTCTCTCAGGGCTGGCATCAAAGCCTGTGCAGGTCCTGTATGGACATGAGGCTGCAGTGAGCTGCGTAGCCATCAGCACTGAACTGGACATGGCCGTGTCTGGATCTGAG GGTGGAACTGTGATCATTCACACTGTACGCCGTGGCCAGTTTGTGGCAGCACTACAGCCCCCGGGGGCCACATTGCCTGGACCTGTGTCCCACCTGGCACTGGCATCTGAGGGCCAAATTGTGGTACAGAGCTCGGCACAGGAGCGTCTTGGGGCTCAG GTCACCTATTCCTTGCACCTGTACTCTGTGAATGGGAGGTTGCGGGCTTCACTGCCCCTGCTAGAGCAACCCACAGCCCTGGCAGTGACGGAGGATTTTGTTCTGCTGGGCACAGCTCAGTGTGCTCTGCACATCCTACACCTGAACAA ACTGCTCCCTGCTGTGCCTCCTCTGCCCATGAAGGTGCCCATTCGCAGCGTGGCTTTGACCAAGGAGCGCAGCCACGTGCTCGTGGGCCTGGAGGACGGCAAACTTATCGTGGTGGGCGCTGGGCAGCCCTCTGAG GTGCGCAGCAGCCAGTTTGCGCGGAGGCTGTGGAGATCCTCCCGGCGCATCTCGCAGGTGTCCTCTGGAGAGACAGAATATAACCCTGGAGAAGCGCGCTGA